A window from Solanum stenotomum isolate F172 chromosome 5, ASM1918654v1, whole genome shotgun sequence encodes these proteins:
- the LOC125865237 gene encoding uncharacterized protein LOC125865237: MLPHVFAELGQYWKTDKFKAISDQAKMARGSLKGGSLHTGGAKTVGTIAREMEKELGRTPIEPEVFKKTHVRKKENESDPDVWVEERAKRTFNDFNKYVAENLDSSVQLTPELSTQIWKEKVIGGTHKGRCYGLGSRNDVRRLQSGLEGIGSSRQAEALDGVQIAAKSDQITKLTAALPESERKRVAEQQSMSKTVQQIKEQVMNLARRPTTSAPDDTDDESDEDDYVDLTP; encoded by the exons atgttgcctcatgtttttgCTGAATTGGGTCAGTATTGGAAAACAGACAAGTTTAAGGCAATATCAGATCAAGCCAAAATGGCTAGAGGCAGTCTTAAAGGTGGCTCGTTGCACACCGGAGGTGCAAAGACGGTTGGAACAATTGCAcgagagatg gaaaaagaattgggacgcactcccattgaaccagaggttttcaaaaagactcatgtcaggaagaaagaaaatgagtcagatccggatgtgtgggtggaggaaagggccaaacgaactttt aatgactttAATAAGTACGTtgctgagaatctagatagttcggttcaattgacacctgaactgtccactcagatttggaaagaaaaagtgataggggggacacacaagggtagatgctatggtctaggctctcgcAACGATGTTAGACGCCTtcagtcaggcttagaaggtattggatcgtcacgtcaagctgaggcacttgacggtgttcagattgctgctaAGTCGGATCAAATAACTAAACTTACAGCGGCACTACCAGAGTCGGAGCGGaaaagagtagctgaacaacaaagcatgagtaagaccgttcagcaaatcaaagaacaagtgatgaacctcgctcgtcgacctactacttcggctcccgatgacaccgacgatgagagtgatgaggatgattatgtagatctcactccctag